The window ATGGACTTAAATCATTTATTATTAAAAGACAATGAATAAGAGCACCTAAGCAATAAATAAATGTCAGTGTATACATGACAAATGGTACTCAATGATAACACAGATAATTTAGTCTATCTGTTGAAATAAACCAATTGATTTGGAGTATTCCATACATTACCTGGGCAAGTACCCAGAATGCTTTGCAATGTAGAGTTGACGCCATACGTCTGCCTGGTGGTATAAATCGGTGATCACCACCGACCTCCAGGCCCCCTGGGACACTGAGGTGCAGTGTGGGATACAGACTGCTCACCTCCACTAACCCTAATCCTTCCATTTGAACAGTTAGTAGTCATGAAAAAGCTTCCTTACTTAGACTAATTCTCCAATACAATCACTATCCACAAAGAACTGCTGCAAGAAAGAAGAAAAGCAACTGCTTCCATCTGTATCCAGAGTGTAAACTgagatcctggacttcttgaatGATGCAAATTTGATATTGTTAATTTATATTTATCTATTTATATTTATCTACGTTTaacaaaaaaacatacatttaccCAAACTGTCAAACAACAAAATCGGTCACATAGTATTTAATTTAAACGCCAATGTATATTTAGGTTTCTTTATGCTCACAACACACCAACTAAATCAGTCCATGTCAAATACACTCTCACACAGTACCAAAAATAAACCCTCATTACCGTATCATTACACAACCAATAGTTAGATTAGGTTCCTCAATCCAGCATCACTGAGTACACCACCTGCGGACCAGAGAACCTAGGCCCAAGAACCACACTATTGGACCAAATACGGCGTTCACATTCAGAATCTGGCGTAGCAACATCTCAGAAACCTTCTTAGACTATGATGCCTGCTATGCTTGCTTACCTTTACCCTGGGGGCTCCCATGGTTCTGGTTCTGTCTGTTTGGTTCTGTATAATCCACTGAGACCAGACCCTCACTCAACGTATCAGATAGTccacagtttaaaaaaataatatagaCAGAAAAGTCCAGTTTATTTCCTCCCTGAACTGTGCTCTTTACAGCATTCTCGCTCCCCACTCACGGCACTGGTTccccttcctctcgctctctcccttgctctccctctctcagggttcCATAAGGTTCTCAGGCAGCCACGGGCTCGGCTCCCTCTTCTCCTCGACAGGGTGAGAAATACctgagtctaaccctaaccccaaataCACGCAGGGGCAGAGaccaagacaggagagagagaagagagagtaaggagaatataacaaatacagagagagggagggtttaaAATAGAGATGAGGGTACAGGGTACATTTTGTTGTGAGCATTTTAGTAGACGGACACAGTTCTGCAGGTGGTGAATACCTCAATGACTAAAAACATTCACACGTTGACATTTGGAGCCATGTTCAAGTAGTACAGTGAAGGTTAAGGTCAATTCTAGTCATTCAGTCAAAAAAAATCAATTGACATTCTGATAATGAATTGAATACCAATTTAAAGTAACAGTTTAACAGGTGATCAAACTCAGTACCAATGGAATAGTGTTGACATATTGAAAAGTATTTTCATCCCATCATTAAAAGACTGCAGATGCACATTGACTCCAGGCCTGACCTTCTGTGTCCTTTTGACCTGCTGGTAAAAGTGTGCCAGCTATGACACTCCTGTCCAACATtccatacagtacacactaagaAAACTGCACAAACTGCCCTGAGGGGCCTCAACCAATAGGGTTGGCCTGGGCAGGGCCATTTACACCTAAATTATTACATGAATATATTTATCTAATGGAAATGTGAAGATTTTTCTGACTATTTCTAGTCGCAATATGGAAAGACATTGACAATTGTTTATGCAGAGTTCTTGTTAAAAAAGGAAGTAATCCATGAATTCTCAAGTAATTGTGGCTTTACAACAGAAGTCATTTTTCTGGTTCTCTGAATACTTCTAAATAAGGGCCATCATACACACAAAAGCTTTTACACACAGATTATGACCATGATCATTAAAGTACACATATgaagcttttattctctattcaAAGCTCAAACACAATGTAGTTTTAACTTTAAACATCAAACACAGGGGTAATCGTGAATGTACAACAGAATTCCGAGAATCATGTTCTAACAGTTTATTTACATTCTGTAATCTAATACAACAGGCATTTAATAACCTCAGTTTAAGACAAATGTTTAGAGCTGCACTGTTGCTTTAAAATATCATCAGATTACAACAAAGAAAGATTTGTCTGTGAGTCAAACTACAATATCGACACATGCATACCATTTAGTATGAAGCCATGAATTGAGCACTTAGTATGAAGGCGTGCATTCTAAGTGGTACGCTATTATGATCATTGGAACGTAGCTTTGGTTGGCTCCTTGACCTAATCTCTGGTTTTCCAAGCCAAAGTACTAAACTTGAAAATCACTTCTCTtcctttttcttctttttcttctttttcttctttcgATCATGAGGTCTCTCATCCGGAGAGCAGGAATCCCTGTGAATGTCCACACATTCAATTCACCAAACATATATATAGCCAAAGCATTCATCAACCACTAAATGTCTGCAACCAGCCTTGATGGTGACTTCATACACTGTCAGATTTGAATGCATGAGACAATGATATTCAGTCAATCTACTACTCTGACTcacctctttctcttcttcttgctCTCCTTCTCTCGGCTGCGCTCCTGGCTCTGCTCTGGGCTAGGGTCTTTGCTGCGGTGGCATTTGTGGTGGGAGCCGTGTCCATCCCTGGAGCTGACATGAGATTGGCGGGACTCTGTGGAGGCAGACCGTCTATCCTCAGACCTTCTCCTGAGAGACAAACGGTTCAGTGgagtcagtttttttttttttttacatgatccTCTGATAAGTATTACAGTACTAATTGGATCTTGTATGAGCCGTCATGTAGGTAAGAAGACAATTGTTGGATTACCTGTGAGGGGCATGTTTGGACTCTCTaacctcttccttcctctcctcctctttccactGACTGGACAGTTCAACAGAGTGGACATTAATTACCTCCCGAATAACCTGCAGGATTCATGAAAAACATATCCagatataacacacacacctcaaagtAAAGTACATCCATTAACATTCTATTGAAACAGTCACACCCCCACACACCTCAGTGTAGGACTTCTTTGTGTTGTGGACGTTCTTGGCTCTGTAAGACTGCCGCCGTCTCTTGTAGTCCCTCATCTCAGCCATCAGCTCCAGGTGAGACTTGTGCTCGTTCTGATCGTTACCTGAAGAACAGAAACAAACACAACAGATTCACTGGAACAATGGAATGAATTTAGAGGAGCAATTCATAGGAAAATTGGTTTAAACCACACTACTGGTCTCAATAGTTAATGTTTATAGGCCTACCCTTTTTGAGCTTGGCCACCAAATCAACATAGAGGTCCTCGTTGTCGGTTGCAACAGCTTGATCCTTCTGTTGGATGGCCTCCCTTGTCACGTGATCAAAAAGAGCCAGTCGGTCTGCCACAGTAAGGTCACAGATAGCTCGCTTGTGGTTCTGAGGAACTTCTGAAGGATCTGTGGAGTATTCACCTGCAGCACAATGAAAAGGGctttacacacactcacatgctaCAACAGAGTACAGATAGAGTCATGAGAAGTCACAAATTCAAAAGCTTTTAAGAACACATCGATCACATTGAGATGATCACTCACACCTTCAGTATTAAAGGGTTAAAAAATAGTAAAGGCCTTTCCCCAATACGTACAGGGaaaatgtgtgtgtacatgtgtgtaatgCCGCCAACAGAGGCTGCATGTTTGAAAGGATATGGCATTAAAGGATACTGCACGTAATCAGTAAGCCTGAACGAGGGGAGAACCTCCTGTAATTACTCACCCCTGTCACTgaaaacaaaacacagaacacGTACAGATGACAAACTCAAAGAAACTATAtcataaaattaaaaaaacaacagCCACCATATTTAGCCGTGTTAATAATGAATTAATGCATGTTAATGGAGACCTTTTTAGACATGGGCAAGGCACTGAAGACCTACAAGCTTGGTAAAAGAAAATATAAACATTGGTTGTTCTTTGGTGAAATGACCATTAAAGAATAAAATAATAAAAGCATAAATATTTTGTGGGGCATCAGCATTAATGCTGATGGCCATGAATACAAGTATAGGGTTTTATCAGTGAGCTAACACTAATGTAAGGGTGTAATGACCTTACTTTGGCTGTACAGTCCCTCTGTCCTAATTGACGGTGCACTTGCTCTTGCTTGTAGAATTActtgttgctgtgtgtgtttgtctacagATGAGGCAGAACACAAAGAAAGATATGAGACAAGCATTGGGCTTCCCCAACCCAGGGTCAGTCCAGGGAATTTTGACTTTTACATTAAAAAGTGGAATAGTGTGACACTCACCCATTGTGAAGCTGGTAATGCTGGCATTCTCATAATACAGAGAGGTGTCATACATCTCAGCCTTGGGAAAGGAAAGGAGTTTACTTTTTATGAAAGCTTTTAAGAACATAATAACAGATAAGGTTGTTGCATAATTAGGGTGGAGAGTTTTTCCTGATCATTTGACCTCACCACTTTGGTCCGCTCTAGTTATAGGGTCCAGTTTATCTAGGCCTGGCCCTATGGTCAGGAAAAATCCTTACCCTAATGACAAGCTACACCAAAAGGTGTTGATGGCTCAGTTGATATTTCATTAGagtatgtgtgtgcatatgtgacACAGTATAGCTCTTTAACCTGTTCCTCATGGGAGTATCCCATCTGGCTGAGTTGGCAGGTGGCTTTGTGTCTCTCCATGCTCCTGCTTGGCACTCTGTGGTTCGGGTCATAGGGGCACACCTCCATCGGCTCCTGTGGAAGGTCATTTACAAGTTATAATATCATCTCTGCTTGTTGTAGCATGCATGTCATGTATACAGAGATTTAATGAATCTCCAATCATCGATGGCTTTCCCCATTTATTTTGAGGCCtcatatctagctagctacacattCACAACAGATGGTGCACATTTTAAGTATGGATTTTCGGATATTAGCTCAGGTAACGTTATGAAAACATTGATTATGGGGTAAACTAGTCCTATAAAGAACGCCGCGCTTTCAGGGCTAGGAGAACCGCCCATCGTATCTGAGCAGTTGAATAAATATAGCTAACTAGCTTCCTGACCTACCTGAACTGAGCCGTTGTCCAGGTCCTGTCTCCATCCCAGCGTCTCGAACAGCTCATTCAGTTGTCTCTGGCAGTTCTCGGTGAACTCCGTCAACTCTTCCAAACTTCGCAGACGAGCCTGGAGCGTTTGATTTTCTGGTGAATCGCACATGTCGTAGTCAGGTCAAATCTAAATTGTGTTTACATTAAAAGGGGTTTTCTTACATTTTacgagttaatgtctaacctatATTGGATATGCAGATTTTCGAACGTTGTTCAGCACCACTGTCGCATTTTAATAGCGTTAGCTGTGTGGCGCATGTAGATGACGTAAGCCTGACTGAGGTGCATTCTGGTAATTGAAGAATCAAAATTAATTTAAGGTTGAGTTTTTAATTGTACACATTTGCCGCTAAAAGCTGAATTGCAGCATACATAGGCCTACGTAagtaattaaataaaataaaacatgagATGTAGTATAAAATATTACAGTTAAGCAGCTTCACAAAGTAAGGCATAGTGCTGTTGAAGTATCTGTCAGTCCGAATAGGGGGAAGGATTCGATGGGTAGATCTAAAAACGGACATGTCCTATCTATCGTCTGAGGCAGCTAACGTTATTTGTTGCTGGGATTTGCAAGCTTCTGGACAAAGGATCTGCTGGTGGGTGCGGCGGGACTCCACTTACTGCAAGCCCAGGTGTAGGTGTAGGTGGTGCCCATGATGATTTTGGTAGCATGTCGTTAGATTTGTTCAACTTGGTGGGCTGTGAGACTTGCCATACTTGAGCAGAGTACTGGAGCACTGGATGGACAAAGCAAGTGTAGACTGTCAGAAGGTCTTGGAAGTTACATATACTATACCTTCATTAGAAGTTCAAATCAAGACAACAAGCAAAGGTTTTCTTATTttattgggtaaaaaaaaatgtaattaatgaACCTCCCATAACACTGACATAAAAAAGGCCTTTAAATggtatttaaaatacattttaatatttaaactacatttaaatacatgtaaaatacatttaaaatacaaGGCTGACATTTAAAAACACAGAAAGTTCACTTGCAAACAACTTTTGAAGGAATGCATGTTTAGGTGGCGAAAAGCTGGTCATCGTGCAGCAATATGGTTTCCATCAAATAATTTGGATAGACTCCTtctgatctaaaaaaaaaaacatacaaacatTAGCTACTGCATAGCCCTACTTTATGTTTATGTGCTTCAGCAATGTGTAAATAAACCATGACCTTGAATAATTTAACTACTTACATTACTTCAAGTGTCTCTGTGTCCTCATAGGCTACTTCCTCCACTATTTCCACCTCGACTCCTACCATTATTGTCTTCCTCACTGGGAAACAGAAGTATTTGATTAGAGAAAAATACTACATTGCAGCCATACTGGATCACCATAGAGAATTACCCTCTTTCACATAAACAGACACATACTCTTACTTCCAAAATTgaagagaggggaaccagccaaaCTGTGGCAACATCTTCCTGGTCCACTTGgtccatgcacacaaacacagccaTGGCCCTCTGTCCTGTGGCTCCTCCATTGACTGCCTAAACAATGCTGGGATGATTCTTCTCCATCAGCACCACCCAAGGAGGGCTGGTGTGGGGGGACATCAATCCACATTTCAGGGGCATGTAGCCCTGTGTCACTCTGGCTTTGGATGCTAACTAGGTCTGTGTGGACAGGGCCAAAGGTACTGTCAGTACAAGCCCAGCCCCAGGGGTTCTGAACACGCTCTTGGGTGAGGCCATGGCCATCTGAAGAcacaggggacagaggagagaaccTAAGAACATTTGACAAAAAGCTATTCTGTTCATACCATTGATGTCTAAAGGGATTCAAGTGAATGGAGAAACCAAGCAAATGgcattacagtggggcaaaaaagtatttagtcagccaccaattgtgcaagttctcccacttaaaaagatgagagaggcctgtcattttcatcataggtacacttcaactatgacagacaaaatgagaagaaaaaaaatccagaaaatcacattgtaggatttttaatgaattgatttgctaattatggtggaaaataagtatttggtcacctacaaacaagcaagatttctgtctctcacagacctgtaacttcttctttaagaggctcctctgtcctccacacctgtatTAAGGCTgttaaaggacaccagaaacaaaattgtagacctgtaccaggctgggaagactgaatctgcaataggtaagcagcttggtttgaagaaatcaactgtgggagcaattattaggaaatggaagacatacaggaCCACtcataatctccctcgatctggggctccacgcaagatctcacccgtggggtcaaaatgatcacaagaacggtgagcaaaaatcccagaaccacacggggggacctagtgaatgacctgcagagagctgggaccaaagtaacaaagcctaccatcagcaagggcattgaagatgaaacgtggctgggtctttcagcatgacaatgatcccaaacacaccgcccgggcaacgaaggagtggcttcgtaagaagcatttcagggtcctggagtggcctagccagtctccagatctcaaccccatagaaaatctttggagggagttgaaagtctgtgttgcccagcaaaagccccaaaacatcactgctctagaggagatctgcatggaggaatgggccaaaataccagcaacagtgtgtgaaaaccttgtgaagacttacagaaaatgtttgacctctgtcattgccaacaaagggtatataacaaagtattgagaaacttttgttaatgaccaaatacttattttccaccataatttgcaaataaattcataaaaaatcctacaatgtgattttctggattttttttctctcattctgtcatagttgaagtggtacctatgatgaaaatgacaggcctcatctttttaagtgggagaacttgcacaattggtggctgactaaatacttttttgccccactgtatgtctgtatgttggATAGCACTTTAATGAGCATACAAAGAAATGGGAATAGGGTAGATGAAGACTAAATGTGGATAAAGAGATGCAAGGAGAGGAGATAGaagggaagagatggaggagtgatAATAGTAAGGTGTGGTGAGAAGCGATGACATAAGGTAGGATGGAAGGTTGGGTGCTGTTCTGTTGCAGTCTGTCGTTGTATCACGTGTTTGGTCCTGCTGTCTCTTTGGCCTGCCAATGGGCCTGCCGA of the Oncorhynchus clarkii lewisi isolate Uvic-CL-2024 chromosome 3, UVic_Ocla_1.0, whole genome shotgun sequence genome contains:
- the LOC139405869 gene encoding uncharacterized protein, coding for MYGQNPNWLWSNEEPLRHHRHLGRLGSATLRQWEDEEEGKEEEHAIWTREHPAICCYTTNGHGLTQERVQNPWGWACTDSTFGPVHTDLVSIQSQSDTGLHAPEMWIDVPPHQPSLGGADGEESSQHCLGSQWRSHRTEGHGCVCVHGPSGPGRCCHSLAGSPLFNFGMRKTIMVGVEVEIVEEVAYEDTETLEVISEGVYPNYLMETILLHDDQLFAT
- the LOC139405868 gene encoding U11/U12 small nuclear ribonucleoprotein 48 kDa protein-like, which gives rise to MCDSPENQTLQARLRSLEELTEFTENCQRQLNELFETLGWRQDLDNGSVQEPMEVCPYDPNHRVPSRSMERHKATCQLSQMGYSHEEQAEMYDTSLYYENASITSFTMDKHTQQQVILQARASAPSIRTEGLYSQSEYSTDPSEVPQNHKRAICDLTVADRLALFDHVTREAIQQKDQAVATDNEDLYVDLVAKLKKGNDQNEHKSHLELMAEMRDYKRRRQSYRAKNVHNTKKSYTEVIREVINVHSVELSSQWKEEERKEEVRESKHAPHRRRSEDRRSASTESRQSHVSSRDGHGSHHKCHRSKDPSPEQSQERSREKESKKKRKRDSCSPDERPHDRKKKKKKKKKKEEK